ACAAGTCTGTGAAGGTGTCTGTGATCCTGGATGTGCAGTGTGAGTGGCCGTGGTGGATTCCTGTGTGGAATGCCTGGGGTGGGAGTCGTGGGCCGAGCTGCTCTGTCTGGGCGGTGTTTTGCACCCTTGTACGCTGTCTTCACCCAGAAAAAATGCGTTTAGGAGGAGATAACTCATGTGATAAGACACGCCCTTCCCACAGTGGTGCTTATGCTGATCTAAGGCCTCTTTTATAGGAGTGGGTGGGCCCTTAAGAAAGATACTCTGGATATGTCCTTGCCTCCACCTAGATTATTTCCCAAGGATACAAGTCAGGGCAGAGGAAATGCTGGAGTGATAGTCTCTGCCTCTGACTGCCCTCCTCATTCCCAGGGACCAGGAAAGGCTGCACTACTGTGATGTGTTAGACCACTGAACAAGGAGCATGAGGGATGTGTGAAAGGAACTTAAATGTGGGCATACTACAAGGTTGGAGCAATgtggggtcagtctcttctcccaggtaaaaAGTGATAAGAGGAAGGAGCCTCAAGTTGTACCAGAGGAGGCTTAGATTGGGTATAAAGGAAAATTCCTTTACTGAAAGGGTCATCAagtcctggcacaggctgcccagggcagcagtgcatacagcatccctgcagggatttaaaagatgtgtagatgtggcacatggggacatggttttgtggtggccctggcagtgctgggttaacagcaGGACTCAATTTGAGaaggcttttccaacctaaatggttctgtgattctatgagcAGCATTATTAATGACCCCTTGAACTGCATTCCTGTGCACAGTCCCTCCCCAGCTGAGTGGAGAGGAGACCCTCCACgtggaagaagagaaagatgTTACTCTGACCTGCAACTCCAAATCCAACCCTCAAGCCCAAAGCACCTGGTTAAAGGACAACCAGAGCTTGACCCTGCAGCAAAGTCGCCACGAGCTGTACCAGACCAGTGAGGTCTTTCAGCTCTCCATCAGAAAAGTGCAGAAGTCTGACAATGGGACCTACACCTGCGTGGTGGAATCACACCTGGGAAATGGGACAAGGGATTTCCACCTCATAGTTGAAGGTAAcaaggctgctgctgaagaaaaaGCTTTACAAATAATTCTCTGTTCTCTTTTATGACAATCCATTTCTATCACGAAGTGTAAGTGGAGTGTGGTAAATTCCCTGCATGGATTTCTGAGGGCACAGCAACAGCAAGGAGCCCTCTCTGCACCTGTGCCTGGGACCACAGCACCAGGAAGGACCTGCCCTGCTCTACCTGTTGTTCAAAAGCATTTGGCAAGTGTGACCCGGGGCAGGCTCATCCCACTGCTGCTCTTTGCACACTGACAAGGCACATTCAAGTGTGGTTTAAAGCACCTCAGGTCTTGACGCATTTACTGTGACCACAGGATTCTGTCATGCCCAAAGAGCTGCTCAAGGCAAGAGAAGTTGTGCTCCAGAGGTGACTACAGGGGCTGAGTGCTCAGGGCTCAGACAGGTGACACTAAATCACGTCTGTCCAGACCCCTTTCATTTCTGtcctcctggcacagggagggaagcAATGTTACCTGTGTCAGTGGTACCTCTGGACAGCCTTATTTCTGagcacagcagtgcctgggggATCTTCTTCAGGAGCTGATGTTTCAATACTTCTTCAGTTCACTAAAATACAGGCTCCCTCTTCTCCAGGGGACTAACACACAGAGTCAGTATGCAGACAGCAGGGAGAGCAACAGTTAACTCAGCAGtgacagctgtgggaaaagaaaTATCTTTGCACAGTCCTGTGAAATATTCTACGTTATGTGACTGCATGAATTTCTCACATATCGAACTTCTTCTTTCCTGACAGATAAAAAACCTGTTTTTCCCAAGGAGGCTGTTATTGCTGCTGTTGTGGTGGTTACAATCACAGTACTTTTTGGAATTGTGGCTCGAAAAGATAAATTTTTTAAGGTATGGAAAGTTCGAgtttcataggaaaaaaatagtattgtttgctgtttttattCTACCTTTTCTATTCCATTTCATAATGTTGCTTTTCACTGTTAGAAAACTGCTACAAGCTACCTCCTGCTTTAGAATTACTAGTAGATAAATCAAATATTAGATATTTCATGTGGAAGGCATTATGTACTTGCAATATTGGTAACAAAATCCCCACAGCCAGGAAACATGAACGATAACaggactgcttttttttcttttcagtgcttCAAGAAATCAAGAGAAACATCTCTGTAAGTATTTGCTTATTCACACTTATTCCAAATGAATTCCAACTTTAAAATTAGCAGAACCTGAAAAAGTACACTCAGCATGATAAACCTGCCCAGATCTCGCTCTGGCTGGTGAACATTAGCCCACACCTCCTGTCCCAGCAGAGAGGGGACCCTGGGAACATGACAGGACACAAAGAAATCCTGCCCTTCCTTGGCCATCCCAGGGCTCTGGCTACCCCTGCATGTAACCACTGGAAGGGAAAGAACCCTGATGTCCTATCCTCAGCCTGCTGACAGCTTTCTGGGAGCTGAACACAGCCCAGATGAATTCAACTtacttgtggtttttttcttctaggaGGTGATTTTTCGTTTCTTCTGTTCATTTTGCTGCAGGTAAAGAACACGCAGAAAAGATAATTTCTAATGGTCAACCAAAGCCATTTTCTGAGATGATGAGATAAAGCACTGAAACAGTTTTTCTGGGATCAAGTTTAtatgtttttcaaaatataagTGGTTCTTTGCATCTGTTGATCCTAAGCTGCTGCTTAGAGGGTCAGAACTGTTAGAACTGGTCACTGGGAACCTTTCCTTGGAGCACCATTGGGCTGCATGAGATGATGTCTCCTTTCCCTCCATGCTTATTCCAAGAAGGAATGCATGTGCAGTCAGGCATGTGGGTTGTGGATCAGTCTCCAGAGGAATCTCTACTGCACTGTGATGCTGATGCACACAAATAAAGTGAGGTGCTGGGCTGACAGCTACTTTCTGTCCTGCAGCGCCTTTCCACAGGGCATTGGGGTGGTGGCCACCCAACTCTCTGCCCCTTCCCAATGATCCTGTGGGCATCTCAGCTTCTCCTGCCAGGGCAAAAGCTGCCTGGCACTcggcactgctgctgcacctccgGTCTCCATGGCTCACCAGGCTTGGGGCAGCTCCAAGTGCTCAGTGACACACAGCGAAGGTCCGGTGTGATTGCTCCAGCGCCATGATGGGTGGAAAACacctccatccatcccttccCCCAACAAATGTGCCACTCAAGCACTTTTCTCAAGGTCCTGGCAAGCTCTTGAGGCCTCATCATGCCTTGGAATGGTCCATTACTAATACCATCAATAAACACTGTGTGCTGTAAATCAATTTGAGACACCAATGTTCTTCTCAGAGGAGCGGGCGGTTCCCGAAGAGGAGAATTCTGCAGCCTGATCTGGAGTGTGATCCAGAGCGTGTCCTTGACCCACCAGCGCTCAAGGAAGTCCCTCAAGGTGCCATAGTGGTGCCACCTCATGTTCCCGGGCATTTGGTCtcaacaccagcagctgtggagagctgtcccaaaccctcctgtggatctgcagcacagggaatgcagatagagctggggacagcaggatggGGGTGCTCTGGATGGGTGCCACTCACCCAGGGTGACACCAGCGACTGTGCCCCTGGCACTGACAGGAGCTTGTGCCAGAAACAGCCCCCGGCACTGATTCTCCTCGGGGTGGTGGGGGGCAAGGACTGCAGGCAGAGTGGAATGTTCTGGAGCCGGGGTTGTGTGGGTGTGAGGGGTCCCTGTGAAGGGCTGGCAAGTGGGGCCGGTTAGAGGGGTTTGTGTGAGGGGCCCGTGTGAGGATCTGTGCGAGAGGTCCCTGTGAGGGGTCCATGTAAAGGGTCCCTGTGAGGGGCCGGTTTAAGGGATCCATGTGAGGGGCCGCTGAGAGGGGTCCCTGTGAGAA
The Taeniopygia guttata chromosome 19, bTaeGut7.mat, whole genome shotgun sequence DNA segment above includes these coding regions:
- the TMIGD1 gene encoding transmembrane and immunoglobulin domain-containing protein 1 isoform X3, with translation MVQRRSLAVPYGAPVLAVSFLACVATGLELSVNNHAADFTLSTGLSPAISLSCLVHNSSQAEELLWYRGDGQVALKEGNKVNISNICISPVNQSDNGVTFTCRLARDKSVKVSVILDVQFPPQLSGEETLHVEEEKDVTLTCNSKSNPQAQSTWLKDNQSLTLQQSRHELYQTSEVFQLSIRKVQKSDNGTYTCVVESHLGNGTRDFHLIVEDKKPVFPKEAVIAAVVVVTITVLFGIVARKDKFFKCFKKSRETSL
- the TMIGD1 gene encoding transmembrane and immunoglobulin domain-containing protein 1 isoform X2, translated to MVQRRSLAVPYGAPVLAVSFLACVATGLELSVNNHAADFTLSTGLSPAISLSCLVHNSSQAEELLWYRGDGQVALKEGNKVNISNICISPVNQSDNGVTFTCRLARDKSVKVSVILDVQFPPQLSGEETLHVEEEKDVTLTCNSKSNPQAQSTWLKDNQSLTLQQSRHELYQTSEVFQLSIRKVQKSDNGTYTCVVESHLGNGTRDFHLIVEDKKPVFPKEAVIAAVVVVTITVLFGIVARKDKFFKCFKKSRETSL
- the TMIGD1 gene encoding transmembrane and immunoglobulin domain-containing protein 1 isoform X1 — protein: MVQRRSLAVPYGAPVLAVSFLACVATGLELSVNNHAADFTLSTGLSPAISLSCLVHNSSQAEELLWYRGDGQVALKEGNKVNISNICISPVNQSDNGVTFTCRLARDKSVKVSVILDVQFPPQLSGEETLHVEEEKDVTLTCNSKSNPQAQSTWLKDNQSLTLQQSRHELYQTSEVFQLSIRKVQKSDNGTYTCVVESHLGNGTRDFHLIVEDKKPVFPKEAVIAAVVVVTITVLFGIVARKDKFFKCFKKSRETSLR